In Candidatus Omnitrophota bacterium, a single genomic region encodes these proteins:
- a CDS encoding aminotransferase class III-fold pyridoxal phosphate-dependent enzyme translates to MRYLAKAGEFLAGGVNSPVRSFNKIGIKPVYIKRGAGSKVYDYKGKRYIDYLLYWGSIILGHKYKPVIRDVKNSLNKGFGFGTTNDREIELARIIKKAIPFAEKLRFVNSGTEAVMSAVRLARGFTKRDIVVKFTNSYHGHADYLLAKGGSGLATLRLPFSNGIPDNYLKDTIVIKAGDEDALNNIFRKHGVKIAAVLVEPVGGNYGVIPPDINFLQKLRRITDAYRSVLIFDEVITGFRFSFSSVAQSFGIKPDLICLGKIIGGGLPIGAYAGPAKIMDNLAPEGKVYQASTFSGNPIVMQAGISSLSALAKLKRLYPMLDTMARFLSSHIEDIASIEGVDLRIPYFGGMFSFNFRNSSTFREFYKLMLKKGVLFAPSEFEANFISFAHSKKDIEDTISASRWALKELRKRRMRRWT, encoded by the coding sequence ATGAGATATCTGGCTAAAGCTGGTGAGTTTCTTGCCGGAGGAGTTAACAGCCCCGTGCGCAGCTTTAATAAGATTGGGATAAAGCCGGTATATATAAAGCGTGGCGCCGGTTCAAAGGTATATGATTATAAGGGCAAGCGTTATATAGATTATTTACTTTATTGGGGCTCGATAATCCTGGGGCACAAGTATAAGCCGGTTATACGAGATGTAAAAAATTCGCTTAATAAAGGTTTTGGATTCGGTACCACAAATGACAGAGAAATAGAATTGGCAAGAATCATAAAGAAGGCAATTCCTTTCGCAGAAAAGCTGAGGTTCGTTAATTCCGGGACCGAAGCGGTAATGTCGGCGGTAAGGCTGGCAAGAGGTTTTACGAAGAGGGATATCGTCGTAAAATTCACAAATTCTTATCATGGGCATGCTGATTATTTGCTTGCTAAAGGCGGCTCAGGTTTGGCTACTCTTAGATTACCTTTTAGCAATGGCATACCCGATAATTATTTAAAAGATACTATTGTCATCAAGGCAGGCGATGAGGATGCCTTGAACAATATATTCAGGAAACACGGCGTGAAGATCGCTGCGGTTTTGGTGGAACCCGTGGGTGGAAATTATGGGGTTATTCCACCTGATATTAATTTTTTACAAAAATTAAGGCGTATAACCGATGCTTATAGGTCTGTCTTGATTTTTGATGAAGTTATCACCGGTTTTCGTTTTAGTTTTAGTTCTGTTGCGCAATCTTTTGGGATAAAGCCGGATTTGATCTGCCTTGGCAAGATAATTGGCGGAGGCCTTCCTATTGGAGCGTATGCAGGCCCAGCTAAAATCATGGATAATCTTGCTCCGGAGGGTAAGGTTTATCAGGCTTCCACATTTTCCGGCAATCCTATAGTGATGCAGGCAGGCATTAGCTCCCTAAGCGCGCTGGCTAAACTAAAAAGACTATATCCGATGCTGGATACGATGGCCCGTTTTTTATCCAGCCATATTGAGGATATAGCCAGTATCGAGGGAGTTGACTTAAGAATCCCTTATTTTGGCGGTATGTTTAGTTTCAACTTCAGAAATAGCAGTACATTCAGGGAGTTTTATAAGCTTATGCTTAAAAAGGGAGTGCTTTTTGCCCCTTCTGAATTTGAGGCCAATTTTATTTCATTTGCCCATTCCAAGAAAGATATCGAAGATACCATTTCTGCTTCCAGATGGGCGCTAAAAGAGTTAAGAAAAAGGAGAATGCGTAGATGGACATAG